Below is a genomic region from Candidatus Saccharimonadales bacterium.
GTATCTTCCTGTTTGCTGGCATCGTGGCCTCGCGCTATCTTGCCTTCTTCGAATCGATCCACAGTATCGGTCGCAAGACATGGGGCGAGCTCTTCTTTGCTATGAGCTTTGGTGTTGTCGCCCTGATGACCGGTGATGCATTGGTCTACGCTGCGGCTATCCTGCTGATGGGCGTGGCAGACGGGCTGGCCGGTATTATCGGCTCGGTCTATGGCAAAGATCAGACATACAAGGTCTTTAGCGGTACGAAAAGTGTTATTGGGACAACTACTTTCTGGGTACTGTCACTTATTATCGTAGCGTTCTGTATCGTCCTCAACGGCCAGCATGCCAGCTGGACAATCTTACTCTGGTTCCCATTTGCGGCCGCTCTGCTTGAAAACATCAGCATATCAGGGGCCGATAACCTGATTATTCCGATCTTCACGGCGATCATTCTTGGCGAGATAACTTCGATCCCCGCGAGCTATGGCGATCTGATCGGTAGCCTGCTCGTCATCGCGTTGGCGGCTGTTATTATTGCTCAGCTAACCCCGTCAAAGCGGTTTAACTATCAGCGCCGATTTCTGGCCTACGTCAACTTGCCTGTCAGACATATTCTCGCCCGACGTCGCTAGTTGATATATTTCTCCGGGACGTAATCAACGGCCTTAAGAGAGAGGAACGGGCCCTGCTGTTTCAGGAGTTCCGTCCCTTTGACAATATGGTAATCGATGCCCGGTATTCGCTTGAGCTTCTGGAGTTCATCGAGGCTACTTAACCAGCGATACTCATAGCCTTCGAGGCAGTGGACATCTTCGCTAGTCGCGTATACTGCGAAGTGAAGCCCGAGTGAACCTTCGTAGTAGTACGAGTCGATCAGGAGGAACTTGTCTTCTAGTTCGAGGCTGGTCTCTTCAAACACCTCACGCTTCAGGGCCCCAGCGATGGTCTCGTCAGGGTCAACTTTTCCGCCAGGAAAGCCCCAATGGCCTCCGAACTTCTTGGCCCCATCCCATCGTCTGATAACAAGAAATTTGTCGCCTCTATAGATAGTGCAGGTCACGACCGGGATGGGATGATTCATATGACCAGCCTACCATATCGCCTAGTGAGTGGGTATTTGATAAGCTGATGCGTATGACAGATAATACTCAATCTTCCAAACAGAAAGTACGCGTCGGCATCTTTTTTGGTGGCCAGTCGGCTGAGCATGAAGTCTCTCTTCAATCAGCCAAGAATGTCGTTGAAGCTCTTGACAAGGCCAAATTTGAACCAGTTCTGATCGGCATCGACAAACAAGGCCAGTGGCATCTTCAAGATTCATTCAAGCTCCTCGAGGAGGGGCGCACATTCGACCGCACCGCCCTCGAAACTAAGGGTTCTGATGGCGTTGTGACATTTCTGCCCGGTAGCCAGACAAGAGAGCTGGTTGACAGTGGCTCTGGTCGTCACGACAAACCTATCGATGTTGCCTTCCCGGTGCTTCACGGACCACGTGGCGAAGACGGGACGATTCAGGGCTTCTTTGAACTGGCTAATGTCCCCTACGTAGGGTCAGGTGTCCTCGGCTCGGCTGTCGGCATGGATAAGGATGTCATGAAGCGGCTGCTTCGTGATGCCAGCGTTCCCATTACTGACTTTGTGGCTCTCCATGATGTTGATCGCCATGAGATCGATCTAGATGGACTGATTGACAGATTCGGCCTGCCAATGTTCGTTAAACCTGCCAACATGGGTTCGTCGATTGGTGTTAGCAGGGCCACCGATAAAGCGACCCTCCAGAAAGCAATCGATGACGCGTTTCAGTTTGATCAGAAGATCCTTATTGAGAAAACTATCGAGGGTGACGAGATAGAGTGTTCGGTTCTCGGAAATGAGAAGCCGAGAGCTTCGACTGTCGGTCGGGTCATCCCGAAAGATAACTTTTATAGCTACGACGCCAAGTATCTCGATGACGAAGCAGCCAAACTGGAAATCCCGGCGAAGATACCCGAAGCAGTTGTCAAGAAAGCTCAGAAGACGGCTGTCGAAGCCTTCAAAGTCCTCGGCTGCGAAGGCATGGCTCGGGTCGACATGTTTGCCACCAAGGATGGCCAGATTCTGGTCAATGAGGTTAATACCATCCCCGGCTTTACGATGATCAGTATGTATCCAAAGCTATGGGAGGCTAGTGGCCTCTCTTACTCTGATCTAATAACCGAACTCATCAACTTAGCCATAGAACGCTTCAAGAAGCGTAACTCGCTGAAGAAGAGCCTGCATTAGTCAGCTTTTTACTGGTTTTAGTGATCTCAGAGAGTAGATCATAAAGAGCCCGAAGCCGATCTGGAAGAGAATCTGACTCTGTATCAGAAAGCCGTGAGCGGGGCGGACATAGATAGCTGCCGCGACACCTGAAGCGAAGACAAACAGAAGTAAACCAAAGGCCTGTGGCGTACGCAGCTGTCTGAGAGTCAGCCAGGCTATCAAGACGAGTTGCAGGCTAAAGAGGATTGAACCCAAGATTGTGTGCGCCCAATCGAACAGTGAACTGAAAGTATACGGTGTAGCTATGATACCGAGAGTCAGGAGGAGGAAGATGATGAAGGTGGCTCTCAGGATCTTCGGGGCACAGACCGATCTCTGGGAAACGGCTATAAGACTAAGGACAGAGCTGCCGAGCAGGGCCACGGCGTACGGCGCGAATGTTGAAGCGTAGATCCCGAAATAGCTGATACCACTATTAGCGGCGAGACTACGGGGCCGTACGGCGATACAGATTGCCAGCCCGATGTAGAAGCAGAGTTGAGCAAGGATAAAGTAAAAGACCGATCGATTTCGGTGCATACGGCTATTATATAACCTTTCGTCAGAACTGCTGCGGGTCAGGTACGTCGGTGCCAATCTGGTCGGCGACCCGTAGAAGTTCACGGAAGGTGTGAATACCGTGGGAGGCTTGCTCGATCAGGAGTGGATCGGCGTGGGCGTTGAGGCAACCGTTCGAAAGGATCTCAGCTAGTCTGCGGTAGTATGGGATGTCGTGCTCTAGAGTCAGAACCCTCAAGGACCTTTCGGGCAGAGAGTCCAAGGCCTCCCCTCCCCAGATACGGTAGATGAGATCCCTAATGGCGGTTTGAATTGTAGCGACAACGATCTCTCGTCGTGCATACTGGACGGTCAGCATATTGTGGGCACGAGGGCTCTTCAGTTCCTCGGCAGTCCAGTCGAGCGCGTCCTCAGCGCTCATCTGGCGGCGGAGCGTCCTCCGGTGTATCAGCTGAACTAGTTTAGTCCTAATCTGATCTTGATGCAGAGGCCACAGTTGGAAGGCGATGGCGCGGGCATAGAGATCGGGCGTGTACATGCTGCGGATGATCTGATCGGAGAGATCTTGACGCTCAAACACCTCCCTTATGCTCACTCCACGGCAGCGAGCCACGACGGTAGCTACGCAGTACGTGCTGATAAAATCGGCCACGTCTAGCTCGTCGATATCGACCGTACCGCGTCCGATCTCAATGTCGGCGAGCGCAGCGGCACTGTCGTCAATGCGGTCGATATAGCGGTCGCCGACGTCATAGCCAGCTTGGTGAACCTGCGCTTCCATCGTTTCGGGGGTCTGGGTAGTACATATCTGAGCCAGTATGACTTGAGCCTCACTTGCCTGACCTAGTGCCGATGGTAAGAAGCTGGTGACCTGTTCGGGAGTTGGGCGCGGGTCTATCTCCCAGAACGAGTCCTGTATCACTCCCATCGTTAAACGTTGTTCAGCTCGGTGAATCTCTTTCCAGACATCGAACGATCGGTACGCTGCCAGGGTGGCCAACTGCAATAACTCATCCCCGCTCGAGGGGATCATAAAAGGGTTCTCATGGCCACCCAGTCTCTCGCCTGGACCATCAGTGCTCATTTATATATTAAAACATGTTTCGGCAAGTCTCTCCTCGAAGACAACAAAAAAGCCTCTTTATTAGAGGCCTCTTTGATTCCCTGGTTATCTCTCAGGCAACGGGGGTGATATTGACGAGCGTCCAGGTAGTCTCTTCACCGTTGCAGCGCAGGCGATAGTTGGACTGGCCGTCGGTCATCTCGAAGATTCGGATGATGTCCTTGCCTCGTCGGATTAGGTACTGCAGCCCTTCACGGAACGTGTAGGTGTTGCCGTCGTATTCGATGCACTTTGGGAAGGTCTTAAGTTCCTTTTTGTTTTGAAAGTAAACTGCGGTGACGTTAACTTCTTGATTGATGGCGATCTGCTCTTTCATATTCAGTTTCTCCTACAACTTATCTGATGTATAAGTGCCAAATGAAACTAGTCCGATTTGACGCTTGGGACGAACGGATTTGTGGTGTAGGTGCTACCTGGATAAAGACCTGCTGCCCGTTCGACAAGCTATCTCGTAACCAGTTAACAGTTGATTGAATATGGAGACTACAGGGACGCTTAACAACTCGTGTCAGTGAGTATGTAACCTCTAGAACTTGAGATTGTTGGCCTGTATGTAGAAAGGTGACTCCACCAGTACACACATGACTGTATTTACTATATACCCGCCGGCCAGTCGTGTATATGTGAAGCTCATCATATTATTGTAATTTTGACTATACTATCTGTGTATAAGTCGGCTTGCAAGGTGTTTATCAGGCCCGATCTACCCTCAAAAATTGTCTACTCTTCAGCTTGGAAGCCGTTGTTACTTATACATTCGTCCGGCTACCACGGACGCTGCTGTTGTTGTGGCTGTGCCTGCTGTGGATTGGTGCTTGGAGGGGTCTGTGGGCTCGGGTTTTGTTGTTGGTTGTTTAGGGCGGTCGAGATATCTGTCTGGGCGGTGTTAACAAAGGTGTCTTTGTCTCGGATGATGGCTTGGGGTGGTAGCTGTTGTGAGCGGGTTGTTAATCCGTCGATGCGCTTAACGGCAGTGCCAATGGCCAAGAACTCTAAGAGGTTGGTACCGAGTTCGTAGACGTATGTCTTGATACCGAGAACATCGTCGGCCCCCACCTGCTGTGCCTGATCCATAATCCGCTTTAGGGACTGTTCACGGGCCCCATAGATCATCTGAGTCTCGGTGGTGATCTCGCCTCTGATCATGTTCTTGAGGGTTGCCCTAATCCCGCCGATGACGCCGAGAGAGTAGACTGATGTCCCGAGGACGAGCTGAATCGGCATGTAGCCCATATTGACGACGTTCCACATCTCCTCGGCTGTCAGGTCGCTGGTTACGACCCCGCCGATAGAGCGCTGACCAATACCGTACTGGGAGACGGCCTGGTGGTTAACGGCCGTACCTGTCATGACCATCTCTTGGACTTCTGGTGTCTCGAATGGCTGGATGGAAGTGCGGATACCGACGACAGAGTTTGCACCTGCTTCACGCGCCTCATTGGCAATGCGCTCGATCGCCCGCTGGCGGGTCGTGTTAAAGACGTTACTGTACTGGGTCACCTCACCCTTGGCGAGGGTTCTCAGTTCGCCGAAAAAGTTCCGGCCGATACCGATGGCGTAGGCTACGTTACCGAAAACAAAAGAGATAGGAGCGAAACCGGCGTCCATCATACAGTAGAGCTCCTGTCCGTCGGCTGACGATGTGAAGGCCCCATTAGTCACTTGGCCGTCGCTTCGATGAAGGGCTGAGCCGATCGATAGAAACTCGATATGCCTTCCCTGGAACAGAAGGTCGTTGGTGACTCCGGTAACACCGCAGCCTTGATACTGCGCGACCTCACTCTCGACTCGCCCAAAGGCTCGCTTACGTCCTTCCTGGATCATGCTGGTGATCGAGGTTAATTCACCACCTATGGCTGCCTTAAACTCGCTGTGAAGCCCACCAGTAATGCCCATCGAAAAGACACTATTGCCGACAATGATATTACCTGGCCGGTAGCCAAGGAGAGCGGCGCAGTACATCTCGTTACCTGAGAGTCCGGACAGAGCTGGTGGTCGACTGGCTGGCGTCGGTGCCTGAGTTGGGTCCTGGTACTGTTGATCGTCCATGATGTCCTCGCCCACCTTATCTTATTGCTTCTATTGTAACGTATTCTTTAAAACGAAACGAGGCAGCCGAGTATTACTAGGCTACATTATTGACGATATGTTTTGTTTATTATAGTTTAATACCAATGAGCAGAGAGCAAGTAGACGACCTTTTTCTGAAGACTAAAGATGCCGAAGAGCAAGCTATTGAGGGTGCCAGCAGACGAATCGGTATTACGGCGATATTAGGTGCGGCCTGCGCCTATCTTATGACCCAAGCTAGTTTTCTCAGTCACGAGCTTCAAGATAAGATCCCAAGCGGAGTCATCGAGATGGTCGGGGCAGGACTTGGTGGTCTGGCCGTTCTAACTGCGATTGGTGCAGGGCGTGAGACAATGCGAGCCATATCCCTCTCTCGCAGAGGGGCAGGTATTATGATGGTCATAGCCGACAGGATGTACGATGAAACAGATGGCACGGCTGCTCCTGATACTCGGCGTCGCAAGGTTACACAATCGTAGCATGAAGTTTGCTTAATTGAGGAGGAAGATGGAATGGGACGACGAGAAAGAGACGAAGATCCTGAAAGACTGCTTGCTCAATATGAGAGAGATTTTGGGAATCAGATGCTAAATAAAAGGTTTGGTTGGTTGGCCCTCAATGGTCTAGTGGCAATTGGCCTTGTCGGCTCTCGGGAAGATATTTACGGCCTGATAGGTAACGGTATTCCGCAACAGATCGGGCTATGGGCTGTTACAGCTGGCCTACTTGCTAATCTGGTCCGCATGGGTTTCAAGTCGCGCAGGGAGGCGATGGAGTCTGCGGTGAACTACTACACTGTTGAGGAACAGGGTCGTCAGCGTGGTCCAGAGGGTGAACCTGGCGACGGTATCCCCCGCGGCCCAGATCAACAGTAGACCAAGCGGTTAGGAGCCAGGGCTTTCTGTCGGCTTGATGTGGAGTTTTTCTTTGGCGTGAAAGCCAAGGACGAGCAGGAATAGCCCTCCCAGAAAGACGATAAAGATAGCCCGATCGATCACATTAGCGGCCACGATGTTGGCGCTCGTAATATGGTGCAGTTTCTCACTGAAGATAAGGAACGACTCACGGATACCGATAGCGCCAGGGGTCAGGGCGACAAAAAGGGCGAAGTTAGCAGCTCCCGTATATGTAATTGCCTGATGAAGGCTGATATGGCTATTAACACTGTGAAGCTCGCTGAAGTAGATGGCAACTTGGATGATGGCTTGGAGGACGGTAGCCAACCCTACGTATGAGAGAGTGCTCCAGTTGATTGCTACCTCGCCTTCCTTCATCTTGGAACGACTGTGGTAGATAAACAACACTAGGCAACTCAATCCGCCAATAGCAATTGTTGCCAGCAGAGTCTGCCACCACGGCCGGCTTCCCGTAAGAAGCATGAGCCCGCTCACAAGAGCGTAACAGGCGTAATAGATAAGTGTGGCAAAGATATAACTCCTAACACGAATCTTGTACTTCTGCTTCAAGTAGACGGCTCGTACAGCCGGACCACCCTGTCCCGGGATGAAGAAGTTAACCAGAGAGGAATACGCGTTCAATAGAAAGTTCTCACCCGTAGGCAGTCGCTTACCGCATACTCTGGCACTTGCCTGGAGGATGAGGGCAAGTGCGCTAAACCAAAGAACGTAGAGAAACAGTAGCCAGACCACAACAAGAGGTCGAGTATGTCTGAGTTTTGTTAGTAAGTAACTATGATGGTCTAGATAGTAAGCGAATACGGCAACCGTCAAGAGAGTGAGGACAACGCTGATAACGAGGCGAAGACGTTTATTCATAGCTTGATAGAATCTCGCATGCTCTTGTATTATAGCCTACAGCTAAGGAGGTGTGCGGTTCAGCGTTTCATCAGATACTACCGTATAATGATCTATGTCTGATATGAAAGAACAACTGAAACGCGTCAAGCCGATCCTGACCTCGCGACTCTTCTTCCGAATAACGCTGATATTCTTTATCTTCGAATCAGTCTGGATTGCCTTATCTGCCGTTTACCCCCAGGCATTTGATGAGAATTTCCATTTCGGTATTATTCAGATCTACTCACACTACTGGCTGCCATTTCTGAAACACCAGCCAACAGGGGCAGACGCCTATGGAGCTGTCCTCAGGGATCCTTCCTACTTCTTCCAGTATCTGATGAGCTTCCCCTATCGTATAATCGCATTCTTTGTTCATGGCCAGATGGGCCAAGTCATTCTGCTCAGGCTGATCGATGTAGGGTTCTTCGCTATGGGTATCGTCCTCTTCAGGCGGGTTCTTCTCTACGCCAAGACCTCGCTAGCGTTAACCAACCTCTGTATGCTTCTCTTTGTCCTGATCCCAATCGTTCCACAGCTGGCTGCCCACATTAATTACGATGATATGCTCTTCCCATTGGTCGGTTGGGCCTGTCTGCTAACCTTTCAGTGGATCGATGAGATTCGAGCTCGCAAGCCGTCTATCCGAACACTGCTGACGCTGGCAACTGTCTGTATCTTCGCCAGTATAGTTAAATACGCTTTCTTGCCTATCTTTGTTGGCATCATCCTCTTCACGGCCATTATTGTCTTCCAGACGTACCGCAAAGAAGTTTCAGGCCTGTTTAAGAGCTTATGGCAGAGCTGGAGAGTGCTCGCACTCTATATTAAGGCCGCCCTCATCACTCTCTTTGTCATCGGCGTTGGTCTCTTTGCTCAGAGAGATCTCTACAATCTATATAGATATCACGCTATTACCCCTGACTGCCAGGCAGTTCTGACTATTAAACAGTGCCACCAATACGGTCCGTGGGCCCGTAACTATGATACCCATCAGGATGTTCTCAAAAAGAAAGCCGAGGGCAAGATAAAGTATGACAATCCTATCAAGTATCTCGGCCTCTGGAGCTATTGGATGTGGTTTAGGTCATTCTTCGCCGTCAGTGGTCCGGCCAGCAACTACGCCAACTACCCACCCTTACCCCTGCCTGCCGCTACCGCAGCCCTGATTGGACTGAGCGGTATCTCTGCCGTCTTTGTATGGCGCCGACAGATACTCCACAGCAACCCGTACATTCTCTTCTTCTTTCTAGCTAGCGGAGTGTATATCGTCTCGCTACTCATCGATGGGTATGCCCAGTACCGCTATACAGACGAATTGGTTACTATGAACGGACGTTACCTGCTGCCAGTTCTTCTCTTTATGTGCGCCATTATAGGCAGGGCATTCAGCCTAGCCCTCCGCAAAAAACCGGCCTACTGGAAAGCTGCGATCGCTGTCATAGTAGTCCTGCTCTTCTTGCAAGGTGGTGGCTTCCTAACGTTTCTGACCCGCAGCGATGCAAGCTGGGATTGGGATAACCCCGTCGTCGTCAAAGTTAATAATGCTGCTCGGGCAGCAACCAAACCGGTTCTTTTTAAAGGCAGCAGGTATTACCCGGGTAAAGAGTGGGTTTTTAACTAAGACTTTTTGGCCTGCGCTGACTGTATTTTCTTCAGAAGCTCGAGGGCGTCTTCCTGAAGTTTTCGGTTGATACGTATGAGATCTGCGATGATTCCAAGTGTATAGGATATGAAAGCCGCCATTAGAACAACGCCTCCCGCGATAAGTGATTGCAAGTGGTGGCTACCATAGACTGAACCAGGCTTCTGAGTTAGCGATAGCCAGGCAAAATGAGCAAACGGTACTAGGCCGATGATGAGCAGTATCGTTCCCATAGTTATAAAGACTGTGTATGGCTTGTACATGATGAACGATCTGATGATGGTTGGGGCCGATCGTCGGATATGCTGCCACGATGACTTAAACTGACGCGAATCGCGAAGCTTCGGGTTGGTCTTTATAGGCATAATGACGATGGCTTGCTTCTTGCGTGAGGCCTGGATCGTTGTTTCGGTGGCCCAGCTGTATTCAGCAATTGGATTGAGATCAATCGCAGCTTGTTTTGAATATGCCCTAAAACCACTAATGGCATCGGGGACTTTTGAGCCAGCCGCTGCGTTAACGACCGCTGTCCCTACTCTCTCCAGAATCTTCTTCGTTGGTGAAAAGTGCTCGATTGTATGAGTCTGCCTATCTCCGATTACCACATCTGCTTTCCCGTCCAAGATAGGCTTAACGAGGTCCGGTATCCGCTCCTGAGGGTACTGGTTGTCCCCTTCTGTCAGCACAATAATATCCGCTCCAAGGGCCAGTGACTGCTTAATGCCGTCGGCGAATGAGATACTTAGCCCTTGATTTTTGGCATGCCGAAGAATGTGGTCGACGCCAAACTTTTTAGCGACCTCTAATGTCTTATCTGTCGATCCGTCGTCTATAAGGAGAGTTTCGATCTTATCGATTCCTTCAATCTTTTTAGGGAGTCCTTTAAGAACGAGCGGCAGTGTTTTTTCTTCGTTCAGACACGGGATCATTATGACTAACTTCACGATCGGTCTCCTCGTCACTTCGTCTATCTCCGTTAGTATACAGTATTAGACAACATATTCCTGAGTATAAGTTGATAGATGGTTGCGTTCTAGTGAGATCTATGGTGCTCGATTTTCTTCACTAAATAATCAGATCGTGCCTTTATGTGGGTATGGTATGTGTATTTTGGTCTTTACCTCTGGTAATTTGACAAAATTATGCTATAGTCAATAAAAAGAAGTCGTTGTCAATTCGGAAGCGACGACGGTGGGTGTTATTTAAAGCTGGCATATGGAAACTAAACGACTCCGGACCATCCTCTATGTAAGTGTCTGCATCGTCTTTCTGGCAGTTGCATCATTCGGCGTTCTCGACAGAGAACATATTAGGAACCAGCTCAACGACTGGAAGCTCCTACCACAACCCGAGAGGTTGACAGAACTCTACTTCAGCAACCCAAATAGCCTGCCGTCAACCTATAAAGCCAATCAGACACAGAACATTGCTTTTACAACTCATAACCTCGAGTATCACCGTGAAGATTATCACTATACGATCACTGAAACCGGGGCTGATCATAAAAGCTCAGTGCTAGGTTCAGGCGCTTTTGAGCTGGCTCAGAACCAATACGAGCATAAATCCCAGCCCGTGAGCCTTACCGATCTCGGGAGCCGGGTACAAGTGACGATCAGCCTGACTAATTTTAACGAGTCAGTTGATTACTTGCTAAACAGGAGCGGATCATGAGTCCGCAGAATCGTAAACTGGTCTCTGTTATTATCCCCTGTTACAACGAGGCTGGAAGCATCAAGAAGGTGGTCCGCGACTTTCATAAAAGCGAACTTACGAACGCCGCGTTCGATTTCGATATTATTGTTATAGACAACGCATCTACTGACGGTACGGCTGATAAAGCACGAGAGACTGACGCGAGAGTCATTAGCGAGCCCAAGAAAGGCAAAGGTAGGGCTATTAGAGCAGGGTTTAATAACATTCATCCCCGTGCAAGTTACGTCGTTATGATTGACGGTGATGACACATACCGTCCGGAAGAAGTCTTACGTTTACTTGAACCGCTGCACCATGGTTTCTGCGATGCAGTTGTTGGTTCGCGACTGAGTGGCAAGATCCATAATAATAGCATGACCTTTCTGAACAGATTTGGTAACTGGACTTTCACCCACATGGTTCGCTACTTCTATAGTGGGGCCAACGTAACAGATGTACTAAGTGGTTATTTTGCTTGGAAGCGAAAAACAATTGACGAACTTGTCCCACATCTTAAGGCCCCCCATTTTGCTATAGAGATGGAAATGATAACGAAGATGGCGAAGATGGGGTATGAGGTCTACTCGGTGCCGATCACCTATAACCAAAGACTGGGCGAAGCAAACCTTAGACCTTTTGGTGATGGTTTCCCGATCCTCATAATGTTTTTGAAGAACTTGCATTGGAAACATCGCGTTAATACGGAAGATGGGTTGGTAGAGGAAGAAGTGTGAAGATAGTATTTGTTTCCGACACCATCTACCCACATATGCATGGCGGCAAAGAAAAACGCCTTTATGAGCTAAGCACGCGTCTAGCGAAGCATGGGCACGACATCCATATCTACACGATGCATTGGTGGGATGATGCCGCGAAGACTCACCACGAAAGTGGTGTTACCTTACATGCTATTTGCAAGAAGTACGAGATGTACAACGGCGACAGGCGCTCAATCAAAGAGGGTATTATGTTTGGTCTTGCTTGCTTCAAATTGTTTGGGGTTAAATTTGATGTACTCGATGTCGACCACATGCCCTTTTTCCCTATACTGACCGCATGGGTTGTCTGTACGGTGAGGCATAAAAGGTTTTACGGAACATGGCATGAAGCACTTACTCGTAAAGAGTGGGTCGACTACATGGGTGTTGGGGGAAATATAGCAGCGATCATTGAGCGTATATGTATTCGCCTCCCCTACTCCGTTATAGCTGCCTCTAGGTTAACCGAAGGGCGCGTTAAGATCATACTGGGAAGATCTAATCGTATTAGTATGATTCCTTCTGGCATTGATAGCCATTCGATGGAAACCATTACTCCCGCTCGCAAAAGAGTTGATGTGTTGGCTGTAAGTCGTCTCGTCAAGGACAAGAACGTCGATGTGCTTATTAGGGCAGTCGCGCTTCTTAAAGAAGAAAGGCCAAACATTTCCTGTGTCATCATTGGACACGGTCCCGAGAGACAGCGTATTGCCCGTTTGATTACAAAACATAGTTTAAAAAAGAATGTAACAGTGCTCGAGAAACTTCCCAGTGTTTATCCGTATATGAAGGCTGCAAATGTTTTTTGCTCACCTTCCTCACGGGAAGGCTTTGGGATTGTCACGCTTGAGGCCTTGGCGTGCAATACCCCTGTCGTGACTGTTGCCGAACCCACTAACGCTGCCTCAATGCTTATAAAACCAGGTAAAAATGGATCCGTAGTAGCTCTCGACGAGAAAGATTTGGCTGGTGCAATCGGATACTGGCTCCATGAAAGCAAGTCAGCAGAGATCTCCAAGACCGTATCAAGGTATGATTGGGAAGTTTTGGTTAAGAAACAGCATAAGGTCTACGCATCATGAAAATAATGGTTGTGACACCCTATTTTTCACCAAAAATTGGTGGACTCGAAAGCTATGCTTTAAATCTCTCGCAGGAACTAAAGGCCCAGGGGAATGAAGTCTTTATAGTGACCTCAAATCATTTAGCGCAAAAAAGGGCAGAAGAAACGATCCAGGGACTTCGAGTAACGAGACTGCCTGTGCTCTTCAATCTTTGGAATACGCCTGTTAACCCGCTTTGGTATTTTAGTTTACGGAAGATTATCAAGCGGGAGAAGCCAGATATTATCAACGCCCACTCTCCTGTTCCGTTCATGGCGGATATGG
It encodes:
- a CDS encoding glycosyltransferase family 4 protein; this encodes MKIMVVTPYFSPKIGGLESYALNLSQELKAQGNEVFIVTSNHLAQKRAEETIQGLRVTRLPVLFNLWNTPVNPLWYFSLRKIIKREKPDIINAHSPVPFMADMAILASGKTHTTLTYHAATLEKDGSTIFSIIAKIYGFLQKPSFRKASSIVAVSQYVK